The following coding sequences are from one Arvicanthis niloticus isolate mArvNil1 chromosome 14, mArvNil1.pat.X, whole genome shotgun sequence window:
- the LOC143434320 gene encoding serine protease inhibitor Kazal-type 1-like — protein MKVAIIFLLSALALLNLAGNTTAQECIRKPNCVGITTHCPMRYEPVCGSNGITYPIECAVCFANRNRDVPILIEKDGVC, from the exons ATGAAGGTGGCAATTATCTTTCTTCTCAGTGCCTTGGCCCTGCTCAATTTAGCAG GTAATACTACAGCTCAGGAGTGTATAAGGAAG CCTAATTGTGTTGGTATAACTACTCATTGTCCCATGAGATATGAACCTGTGTGTGGGAGTAATGGAATTACTTATCCCATTGAATGTGCTGTGTGCTTTGCAAACAG GAATCGTGACGTGCCTATCCTCATTGAAAAGGATGGGGTTTGCTAA